A genomic region of Mus musculus strain C57BL/6J chromosome 7, GRCm38.p6 C57BL/6J contains the following coding sequences:
- the Mia gene encoding melanoma-derived growth regulatory protein precursor, translated as MVWSPVLLGIVVLSVFSGPSRADRAMPKLADWKLCADEECSHPISMAVALQDYVAPDCRFLTIYRGQVVYVFSKLKGRGRLFWGGSVQGGYYGDLAARLGYFPSSIVREDLTLKPGKIDMKTDQWDFYCQ; from the exons ATGGTGTGGTCCCCAGTGCTCCTTGGCATCGTCGTCTTGTCTGTTTTTTCAGGGCCTAGCAGGGCTGATCGAGCTATGCCCAAGCTGGCTGACTGGAAGCTGTGTGCGGACGAGGAATGCAGCC aTCCTATCTCCATGGCTGTGGCCCTCCAGGACTACGTGGCCCCTGATTGCCGCTTCTTGACTATATATAGGGGCCAAGTGGTGTATGTCTTCTCCAAGTTGAAGGGCCGTGGGCGCCTTTTCTGGGGAGGCAGT gttcagggaggtTACTATGGAGACCTGGCAGCCCGCCTGGGCTATTTCCCCAGTAGCATTGTCCGGGAGGACCTGACTCTGAAACCTGGCAAAATTGATATGAAGACCGAT CAATGGGATTTCTACTGCCAGTGA
- the Rab4b gene encoding ras-related protein Rab-4B, translating into MAETYDFLFKFLVIGSAGTGKSCLLHQFIENKFKQDSNHTIGVEFGSRVVNVGGKTVKLQIWDTAGQERFRSVTRSYYRGAAGALLVYDITSRETYNSLAAWLTDARTLASPNIVVILCGNKKDLDPEREVTFLEASRFAQENELMFLETSALTGENVEEAFLKCARTILNKIDSGELDPERMGSGIQYGDISLRQLRQPRSAQAVAPQPCGC; encoded by the exons ATGGCCGAGACCTACG ACTTCCTCTTCAAATTCCTGGTGATTGGCAGTGCTGGAACTGGCAAATCATGTCTTCTCCACCAGTTTATTGAGAATAAGT TCAAACAGGACTCCAACCACACTATCGGCGTGGAGTTTGGATCCAGGGTGGTCAACGTTGGGGGGAAGACTGTGAAACTACAGATTTGGGACACTGCTGGCCAGGAGCGGTTTCG GTCGGTGACGCGGAGTTATTACCGAGGGGCAGCTGGAGCCCTGCTGGTGTATGACATCACCAG CCGGGAGACATACAACTCACTCGCTGCTTGGCTAACTGATGCCCGGACACTGGCCAGCCCCAACATCGTGGTCATCCTCTGTGGCAACAAGAAGGACCTGGATCCCGAGCGTGAGGTCACTTTCCTAGAGGCTTCTCGCTTTGCTCAGGAGAATG AGCTGATGTTCCTGGAGACCAGCGCTCTCACGGGTGAGAATGTGGAAGAAGCTTTCCTCAAGTGCGCGCGCACCATCCTCAACAAGATCGACTCAG GTGAACTAGACCCAGAGAGGATGGGTTCAGGCATTCAGTATGGCGACATATCCCTCCGCCAGCTGCGGCAGCCTCGCAGCGCCCAAGCCGTGGCCCCTCAGCCCTGTGGCTGCTGA
- the Snrpa gene encoding U1 small nuclear ribonucleoprotein A, whose product MATIATMPVPETRANHTIYINNLNEKIKKDELKKSLYAIFSQFGQILDILVSRIMKMRGQAFVIFKEVTSATNALRSMQGFPFYDKPMRIQYAKTDSDIIAKMKGTYVERDRKREKRKPKSQETPAAKKAVQGGAAAPVVGAVQPVPGMPPMPQAPRIMHHMPGQPPYMPPPGMIPPPGLAPGQIPPGAMPPQQLMPGQMPPAQPLSENPPNHILFLTNLPEETNELMLSMLFNQFPGFKEVRLVPGRHDIAFVEFDNEVQAGAARDALQGFKITQNNAMKISFAKK is encoded by the exons ATGGCCACCATAGCCACCATGCCAGTTCCCGAGACCCGTGCCAACCACACTATTTATATCAACAATCTCAATGAGAAGATCAAGAAGGATG AGCTCAAGAAGTCCCTGTATGCCATCTTCTCCCAGTTTGGCCAGATCCTGGATATCCTGGTGTCTCGGATCATGAAGATGAGGGGCCAGGCCTTCGTCATCTTCAAGGAGGTCACCAGCGCCACCAATGCCCTGCGCTCCATGCAGGGCTTCCCTTTCTACGACAAGCCCATG CGCATCCAGTACGCAAAGACTGACTCGGACATCATTGCCAAGATGAAGGGCACCTATGTGGAGAGAGATCGCAAacgagagaagaggaagcccaagAGTCAGGAGACACCTGCTGCCAAAAAGGCTGTTCAGGGTGGGGCAGCTGCGCCCGTGGTGGGGGCTGTCCAGCCCGTACCG GGCATGCCACCGATGCCTCAGGCACCCCGCATCATGCACCATATGCCAGGACAGCCTCCCTACATGCCGCCACCTGGCATGATCCCGCCACCAGGCCTCGCTCCTGGCCAGATCCCCCCTGGGGCCATGCCCCCACAGCAGCTCATGCCTGGGCAGATGCCGCCTGCCCAGCCT CTCTCCGAGAACCCACCCAATCACATCCTGTTCCTCACCAACCTGCCTGAGGAGACCAACGAGCTCATGCTCTCCATGCTCTTCAACCA GTTCCCTGGCTTCAAGGAGGTGCGTCTGGTCCCTGGGCGCCATGACATCGCCTTCGTGGAGTTTGACAATGAAGTGCAGGCTGGGGCAGCACGAGATGCCCTGCAAGGCTTTAAGATCACACAAAACAATGCTATGAAGATCTCTTTTGCCAAGAAGTAG